From one Cucurbita pepo subsp. pepo cultivar mu-cu-16 chromosome LG17, ASM280686v2, whole genome shotgun sequence genomic stretch:
- the LOC111778493 gene encoding probable E3 ubiquitin-protein ligase ARI8 isoform X2: MDSEDDLHYSTDDDCDFYSGDMDMGMAYYSDEDDPEAEDFVDDDTDDYFESRRREQNFTILNEFDIRQRQEDDITRISSVLSISRVASIVLLRHFNWSVTKVHDEWFADETRVRKLVGLLEEPVVHASNAREHTCGICFESHPASSIKSAACGHPFCASCWEGYISTSINDGPGCLMLRCPVPSCGAVVGEDMVNSLASNEDREKYARYLLRSYVEDNKKTKWCPAPGCEHAVLFDAGNGNYDVSCFCSYGFCWNCTEEAHRPVDCATVEKWILKNSAESENMNWILANSKPCPKCKRPIEKNQGCMHMTCTPPCKFEFCWLCLGAWSDHGERTGGFYACNRYEVAKQDGAYDEAEKRREMARNSLERYTHYYERWASNQTSRQKALTDLNQMQNVHIEKLSDIHCTPESQLKFITEAWLQIIECRRVLKWTYAYGYYLPEQEHAKRQFFEYLQGEAESGLERLHQCAEKELLQFLNAEGPSKEFNDFRTKLAGLTSVTRNYFENLVRALENGLSDVNSHGVSSGTSSKSTAGSSKAGRSGRAKGGIIRTSSSTRSDDNATHWSCEHCTYVNARSATICEMCHQRH, from the exons ATGGATTCTGAGGATGATCTCCATTACTCCACCGATGATGATTGCGATTTCTACAGCGGCGATATGGACATGGGGATGGCCTATTACAGCGATGAAGACGATCCTGAAGCTGAGGACTTTGTTGATGACGATACCGATGATTACTTCGAGTCCCGTCGTCGCGAG CAAAATTTTACCATACTAAATGAATTTGATATAAGACAACGCCAAGAGGATGACATTACGAGAATTTCTTCTGTACTTTCTATATCACGTGTGGCTTCAATTGTCTTACTCCGCCACTTCAATTG GAGTGTTACTAAAGTCCACGATGAATGGTTTGCTGATGAAACTCGAGTACGGAAGCTAGTTGGCTTGTTGGAAGAACCTGTTGTACATGCCTCAAATGCTAGAGAA CATACATGTGGAATCTGTTTTGAGTCCCATCCTGCAAGTAGTATCAAGTCTGCCGCCTGTGGTCATCCTTTCTGCGCCTCCTGCTGGGAAG GCTACATTAGCACATCAATTAATGATGGTCCTGGATGTCTGATGTTGAGATGTCCTGTACCTTCTTGCGGTGCTGTGGTTGGTGAAGACATGGTTAATTCATTGGCCTCAAATGAAGACAGAGAGAAATATGCTCGTTACCTTCTTAGGTCTTATGTTGAAGATAACAAAAAG ACTAAATGGTGCCCAGCACCTGGTTGTGAGCATGCTGTTCTCTTTGATGCTGGCAATGGAAACTATGATGTATCTTGCTTCTGTTCATATGGCTTTTGCTGGAAT TGCACCGAAGAAGCTCACCGTCCTGTTGATTGTGCTACTGTGGAAAAATGGATTTTAAAGAACAGTGCTGAGTCTGAAAACATGAACTG GATATTGGCTAATTCCAAACCTTGTCCAAAGTGCAAGCGACCAATTGAGAAAAACCAAGGGTGCATGCACATGACTTGCACACCTCCATGtaaatttgagttttgttG GCTGTGTCTTGGTGCATGGTCTGATCATGGTGAAAGAACTGGTGGCTTCTATGCTTGCAACCGATATGAGGTGGCTAAGCAAGATGGCGCG TATGACGAGGctgagaaaagaagagaaatggcAAGGAATTCTTTGGAGAGATACACTCACTATTATGAACGTTGGGCAAGCAATCAAACA TCTAGGCAAAAAGCACTTACAGATTTGAATCAAATGCAGAATGTGCAT ATTGAGAAGCTCAGTGATATTCACTGCACTCCTGAGTCTCAGCTAAAGTTCATAACAGAGGCTTGGTTACAG ataATTGAATGCAGACGAGTTTTGAAATGGACCTATGCATATGGATACTACCTGCCAGAACAGGAGCATGCCAAGAGACAGTTTTTTGAGTATTTGCAAG GTGAGGCCGAGTCGGGATTAGAAAGGCTTCATCAATGTGCCGAAAAGGAGTTACTCCAGTTCCTCAATGCAGAAGGCCCCTCAAAAGAATTCAATGACTTCCGCACAAAGCTTGCTGGTTTGACCAG TGTTACTCGAAATTACTTCGAGAACCTGGTTAGAGCACTAGAGAATGGGCTTTCAGATGTGAACTCCCACGGAGTGAGCAGTGGCACGAGCTCGAAAAGCACAGCAGGAAGTAGTAAAGCAGGGAGAAGCGGACGGGCTAAGGGGGGGATCATTCGAACCAGCAGTTCGACCAGAAGCGACGACAATGCAACTCACTGGTCGTGTGAACACTGTACGTATGTGAACGCTAGATCCGCTACAATATGTGAGATGTGCCATCAACGCCATTGA
- the LOC111778493 gene encoding probable E3 ubiquitin-protein ligase ARI8 isoform X1, whose protein sequence is MDSEDDLHYSTDDDCDFYSGDMDMGMAYYSDEDDPEAEDFVDDDTDDYFESRRREQNFTILNEFDIRQRQEDDITRISSVLSISRVASIVLLRHFNWSVTKVHDEWFADETRVRKLVGLLEEPVVHASNAREVGNHTCGICFESHPASSIKSAACGHPFCASCWEGYISTSINDGPGCLMLRCPVPSCGAVVGEDMVNSLASNEDREKYARYLLRSYVEDNKKTKWCPAPGCEHAVLFDAGNGNYDVSCFCSYGFCWNCTEEAHRPVDCATVEKWILKNSAESENMNWILANSKPCPKCKRPIEKNQGCMHMTCTPPCKFEFCWLCLGAWSDHGERTGGFYACNRYEVAKQDGAYDEAEKRREMARNSLERYTHYYERWASNQTSRQKALTDLNQMQNVHIEKLSDIHCTPESQLKFITEAWLQIIECRRVLKWTYAYGYYLPEQEHAKRQFFEYLQGEAESGLERLHQCAEKELLQFLNAEGPSKEFNDFRTKLAGLTSVTRNYFENLVRALENGLSDVNSHGVSSGTSSKSTAGSSKAGRSGRAKGGIIRTSSSTRSDDNATHWSCEHCTYVNARSATICEMCHQRH, encoded by the exons ATGGATTCTGAGGATGATCTCCATTACTCCACCGATGATGATTGCGATTTCTACAGCGGCGATATGGACATGGGGATGGCCTATTACAGCGATGAAGACGATCCTGAAGCTGAGGACTTTGTTGATGACGATACCGATGATTACTTCGAGTCCCGTCGTCGCGAG CAAAATTTTACCATACTAAATGAATTTGATATAAGACAACGCCAAGAGGATGACATTACGAGAATTTCTTCTGTACTTTCTATATCACGTGTGGCTTCAATTGTCTTACTCCGCCACTTCAATTG GAGTGTTACTAAAGTCCACGATGAATGGTTTGCTGATGAAACTCGAGTACGGAAGCTAGTTGGCTTGTTGGAAGAACCTGTTGTACATGCCTCAAATGCTAGAGAAGTAGGAAAT CATACATGTGGAATCTGTTTTGAGTCCCATCCTGCAAGTAGTATCAAGTCTGCCGCCTGTGGTCATCCTTTCTGCGCCTCCTGCTGGGAAG GCTACATTAGCACATCAATTAATGATGGTCCTGGATGTCTGATGTTGAGATGTCCTGTACCTTCTTGCGGTGCTGTGGTTGGTGAAGACATGGTTAATTCATTGGCCTCAAATGAAGACAGAGAGAAATATGCTCGTTACCTTCTTAGGTCTTATGTTGAAGATAACAAAAAG ACTAAATGGTGCCCAGCACCTGGTTGTGAGCATGCTGTTCTCTTTGATGCTGGCAATGGAAACTATGATGTATCTTGCTTCTGTTCATATGGCTTTTGCTGGAAT TGCACCGAAGAAGCTCACCGTCCTGTTGATTGTGCTACTGTGGAAAAATGGATTTTAAAGAACAGTGCTGAGTCTGAAAACATGAACTG GATATTGGCTAATTCCAAACCTTGTCCAAAGTGCAAGCGACCAATTGAGAAAAACCAAGGGTGCATGCACATGACTTGCACACCTCCATGtaaatttgagttttgttG GCTGTGTCTTGGTGCATGGTCTGATCATGGTGAAAGAACTGGTGGCTTCTATGCTTGCAACCGATATGAGGTGGCTAAGCAAGATGGCGCG TATGACGAGGctgagaaaagaagagaaatggcAAGGAATTCTTTGGAGAGATACACTCACTATTATGAACGTTGGGCAAGCAATCAAACA TCTAGGCAAAAAGCACTTACAGATTTGAATCAAATGCAGAATGTGCAT ATTGAGAAGCTCAGTGATATTCACTGCACTCCTGAGTCTCAGCTAAAGTTCATAACAGAGGCTTGGTTACAG ataATTGAATGCAGACGAGTTTTGAAATGGACCTATGCATATGGATACTACCTGCCAGAACAGGAGCATGCCAAGAGACAGTTTTTTGAGTATTTGCAAG GTGAGGCCGAGTCGGGATTAGAAAGGCTTCATCAATGTGCCGAAAAGGAGTTACTCCAGTTCCTCAATGCAGAAGGCCCCTCAAAAGAATTCAATGACTTCCGCACAAAGCTTGCTGGTTTGACCAG TGTTACTCGAAATTACTTCGAGAACCTGGTTAGAGCACTAGAGAATGGGCTTTCAGATGTGAACTCCCACGGAGTGAGCAGTGGCACGAGCTCGAAAAGCACAGCAGGAAGTAGTAAAGCAGGGAGAAGCGGACGGGCTAAGGGGGGGATCATTCGAACCAGCAGTTCGACCAGAAGCGACGACAATGCAACTCACTGGTCGTGTGAACACTGTACGTATGTGAACGCTAGATCCGCTACAATATGTGAGATGTGCCATCAACGCCATTGA